A region of the Microcystis aeruginosa FD4 genome:
ATTAGTTTCTGGGAGAATAGCGACAAATTCCTCGCCCCCAAAGCGCCCAAAACTATCCACTTGACGCAGACAGTTTTTAATTGCCCCAGCGACAGTAATTAAAGTTTTGTCCCCTAGGAGATGACCAAAGGTATCGTTAATATGTTTAAAATGGTCGATATCGATGACTAAAAGCGAAAAATAACGATGATAACGACAACATCGTTGCAATTCTTTCTCGCCCAAGGAGAGAATCTCTCGACGATTATTTACCCCAGTTAGGCTATCAGTTTTGACTAGCTTTTCTAGTTGAGAATTGATATTTTTCAGTTCTTCTTGAGTTTTTTTAAGTTCTAGATGAATTTTAACTCTGGCTAACAGTTCCCAACTATGAAAGGGTGTATTTATATAGTCCACAGCCCCATAATTAAAAGCATTGAAAATATCTTCTTTTTCCTTCCGATCTGTCACAAAGATAATCGGTATATGAGCGTACAAAGCATCATTTTTTAGCCTTTGACAAACTTCTATCCCTCC
Encoded here:
- a CDS encoding GGDEF domain-containing response regulator, with translation MIKFPAEDCLILLVDDVGKNLQLAVKILDSAGYATTCASSVKQAMERVKTANPDLIILDLMMQDMGGIEVCQRLKNDALYAHIPIIFVTDRKEKEDIFNAFNYGAVDYINTPFHSWELLARVKIHLELKKTQEELKNINSQLEKLVKTDSLTGVNNRREILSLGEKELQRCCRYHRYFSLLVIDIDHFKHINDTFGHLLGDKTLITVAGAIKNCLRQVDSFGRFGGEEFVAILPETNLEDAVTTAWRICQVINELNIEINQQKVRVTASIGVATFSPKDNNLEAVIERADRAMFAAKNQGRNRVSLGKTV